In the Chroococcidiopsis sp. SAG 2025 genome, one interval contains:
- a CDS encoding DUF1802 family protein: MLLTTIHALKEWAVAVNAIERGETILLLRKGGIRESGGQFQVDRDEVLLYPTYEHQQPELLKPEYAAQVTPVASGWHPETIRIGSWAKITDIVPVLDETIVNALLPFHVWNEKFIRDRLKWKPRQPVYVLLLRAYKLPRSRQISYCAEYGGCRSWIDLNEVIDLEAATPVLDDVTYEQKVSEIRNAIDYLPRPNPVPREAFDHSNNSPV; encoded by the coding sequence ATGTTACTAACCACAATCCACGCACTCAAGGAATGGGCGGTTGCTGTTAACGCGATCGAACGGGGCGAAACGATCTTACTATTGCGTAAAGGTGGTATCCGTGAAAGTGGCGGACAATTTCAAGTCGATCGCGACGAGGTTCTGCTTTACCCCACTTACGAACACCAACAGCCCGAATTACTCAAGCCTGAGTATGCTGCGCAAGTGACTCCGGTAGCATCTGGTTGGCATCCTGAGACAATTCGGATAGGCAGTTGGGCAAAGATTACTGATATTGTACCAGTGTTAGACGAGACAATTGTGAATGCTTTGCTACCGTTCCATGTTTGGAACGAAAAATTTATTCGCGATCGCCTCAAATGGAAACCCCGTCAACCCGTGTATGTCTTACTTTTGCGGGCTTATAAGTTACCACGATCGCGTCAAATTTCCTATTGTGCTGAATATGGCGGTTGCAGATCGTGGATCGATTTAAATGAAGTGATCGATCTTGAGGCTGCTACACCAGTTTTAGATGATGTCACCTACGAGCAAAAAGTTTCAGAAATTCGGAATGCGATCGACTATTTACCGCGACCAAATCCAGTTCCTCGCGAAGCTTTTGACCACAGCAACAATTCCCCTGTTTGA
- a CDS encoding ATPase domain-containing protein translates to MSERMSTGISGLDEVLYGGLIPVRAYLVRGGSGAGKTTLGLSFLVEGVASGEKPLYITLGESAEQIRTNAERIGFDTQGITFLDLSPTSDFFSQVQTYDIFSAAEVEREPMTQQIVDQVRSLQPQRVFLDAMTQFRYLSSDTFQFRKQVLSFLRFLLEKGVTVLFSSEDGGSAPDDDLQFMSDGVIHLQQSLEGRSISVTKFRGSDFRPGLHFMRLTDRGMEVFPRLQPEVHKQEFKLEVIPSGVPDLDELMRGGIERGTVTLFTGPSGVGKTTIGLQFMKEAAGRGERSVVYMFEEPIEVMLHRCEAINIPVYAMMQRQTLSVIPIEPLLHSPDEFANMVQQEVEQQKARIVMIDSVSGYRVSLRGRDEVLVTHLHALCKYLQNMGVTVILVNETESITGNFRATEIGISYMADNIIFLRYLEIKGEIRKAIGVLKKRLSSFEKTLRELEITRYGIKVGKPLTHLRNILSGTPEWIDKNGER, encoded by the coding sequence ATGAGTGAGCGTATGTCCACGGGCATTTCAGGCTTGGACGAAGTGCTGTACGGTGGATTAATTCCAGTTCGAGCTTATCTGGTGCGAGGAGGATCGGGCGCGGGCAAGACAACACTTGGACTCAGTTTTTTGGTTGAAGGCGTTGCTAGCGGTGAAAAGCCGCTGTATATAACTTTAGGGGAATCCGCAGAGCAAATTCGCACAAATGCCGAGCGTATAGGTTTTGATACCCAAGGAATTACCTTCCTCGACCTCAGCCCAACATCAGACTTTTTTAGCCAAGTCCAGACTTACGATATTTTCTCGGCGGCGGAAGTCGAACGAGAACCGATGACGCAACAAATTGTAGACCAGGTGCGATCGCTGCAACCGCAGCGGGTGTTTTTAGATGCGATGACTCAATTTCGCTATTTATCTAGCGATACATTTCAGTTCCGCAAACAAGTGTTGTCGTTTTTGCGGTTTTTATTAGAGAAAGGCGTAACGGTACTATTTTCTTCTGAAGATGGCGGCTCCGCACCAGATGACGATCTACAGTTTATGAGCGATGGGGTAATCCATCTGCAACAAAGCTTGGAGGGACGCAGCATTAGCGTCACCAAGTTTCGCGGCTCTGATTTTCGACCTGGCTTGCACTTTATGCGCTTGACTGACAGAGGTATGGAAGTGTTTCCTCGCCTCCAGCCTGAAGTCCATAAACAAGAATTTAAACTAGAGGTTATTCCTTCAGGAGTACCGGACTTAGACGAATTGATGCGTGGTGGGATAGAGCGGGGAACGGTGACGCTGTTCACAGGTCCAAGTGGAGTTGGCAAGACCACCATTGGACTCCAATTTATGAAAGAAGCCGCAGGACGGGGAGAGCGATCGGTTGTTTATATGTTTGAGGAACCAATTGAGGTCATGCTGCATCGTTGCGAAGCTATCAATATTCCAGTTTATGCCATGATGCAGCGACAAACGCTTTCTGTCATTCCGATTGAACCACTCCTCCACAGTCCCGATGAGTTTGCCAATATGGTGCAGCAGGAAGTAGAGCAGCAAAAGGCTCGGATCGTCATGATTGATAGCGTTTCTGGTTATCGAGTTTCCCTGCGCGGTCGGGATGAGGTTTTAGTGACTCACTTGCACGCCCTTTGTAAGTATTTACAAAATATGGGAGTGACGGTGATTTTAGTGAATGAAACCGAAAGCATTACGGGCAACTTTCGGGCAACGGAAATAGGCATCAGCTACATGGCAGATAATATTATTTTTCTGCGTTATTTGGAGATCAAAGGCGAGATCCGCAAGGCAATTGGCGTACTGAAGAAACGGTTGTCTAGTTTTGAAAAAACGCTGCGAGAGCTAGAAATTACTCGTTATGGAATCAAGGTTGGGAAACCTTTAACCCATTTACGCAACATCCTTAGCGGTACTCCCGAATGGATCGATAAAAACGGTGAGCGATAA
- a CDS encoding WD40 repeat domain-containing protein, whose translation MKFPTTSSQLLELQTRTTLEDYVTAIAWSSDGQIVASDAAGGVTLWDGETLFALQANNGTSVDCLTFSHDGQFLATGGQDGRVKIWRWRDRQLIITLENAPAWVDKLAWNPRSNQLAFSLGRYVQVWDANTEEIVVTLNFENSSVLGIDWHPDGQYLAIAGYQGAKVWDATDWDDDPYVIDIPSASLAIAWSIDGKYIASGNMDRTITVLEWGNPHPWVMRGFPGKIRHLAWSNIRTQQDAPLLASASVEGIVVWEKLEDENLGWDSRLLQRHTDVVQAIAFQPGSLLLASAAADGWLCLWQKAKRVAQLIDDATDGLSCLAWHPQGQKLVAGSQTGELLLWSKASRGTGFGRGK comes from the coding sequence ATGAAATTCCCCACAACTAGCAGCCAATTACTCGAACTCCAGACACGTACAACTCTGGAGGATTACGTCACCGCGATCGCTTGGTCGAGTGACGGTCAAATCGTTGCTAGCGACGCGGCGGGAGGGGTGACGCTGTGGGATGGGGAAACACTCTTTGCTCTACAAGCCAATAACGGTACATCAGTTGATTGCCTTACTTTCTCCCACGACGGGCAATTTTTAGCTACAGGAGGACAGGATGGACGAGTAAAGATTTGGCGCTGGCGCGATCGCCAATTAATTATCACTTTGGAAAATGCTCCTGCTTGGGTGGATAAGTTGGCTTGGAATCCCAGAAGTAACCAACTAGCTTTTAGTTTGGGGCGCTACGTCCAAGTGTGGGATGCAAATACAGAGGAGATTGTTGTTACTCTCAATTTTGAGAATTCTTCTGTATTAGGAATAGACTGGCATCCAGATGGACAGTATTTGGCGATCGCGGGATATCAGGGGGCAAAGGTTTGGGATGCAACAGATTGGGATGACGATCCGTACGTTATAGATATACCATCGGCAAGTCTGGCGATCGCTTGGTCAATTGATGGCAAGTACATCGCCTCTGGTAACATGGATCGGACGATTACAGTTTTAGAATGGGGCAATCCCCATCCTTGGGTGATGCGGGGCTTTCCTGGTAAGATTCGTCACCTAGCTTGGTCAAATATTAGAACACAGCAAGACGCACCATTACTAGCTTCTGCCAGCGTTGAAGGAATTGTTGTATGGGAAAAACTGGAGGATGAAAATTTAGGCTGGGATAGTAGATTGTTGCAGCGACATACAGATGTCGTACAGGCGATCGCCTTTCAACCTGGTAGTCTGCTTCTCGCTTCGGCAGCGGCTGATGGTTGGCTGTGTTTGTGGCAAAAAGCCAAACGTGTCGCGCAGTTAATTGACGATGCAACTGATGGGTTATCTTGTCTGGCTTGGCATCCCCAAGGGCAAAAATTAGTAGCAGGGAGTCAAACAGGGGAATTGTTGCTGTGGTCAAAAGCTTCGCGAGGAACTGGATTTGGTCGCGGTAAATAG
- a CDS encoding two-component system response regulator, translating into MSDKQPIILSVNRNRRNSELLAQFLAKQGYQVLSAASQAEIESVLENTNKIELVLLDISGFDRQIWTVCQRLQEKAIPFVAIAAPHQAGMQQACLARGALGLLVKPLTAQNLLQLIRNLLQRA; encoded by the coding sequence GTGAGCGATAAACAGCCAATTATACTGAGTGTAAATCGCAACCGTCGTAATTCGGAATTGTTAGCTCAGTTTTTAGCGAAACAGGGATATCAAGTTCTTAGCGCGGCAAGTCAGGCAGAAATCGAGTCCGTGTTAGAAAATACCAATAAGATCGAGTTAGTGTTGTTAGATATTTCTGGGTTCGATCGCCAAATTTGGACTGTATGCCAACGGTTACAAGAGAAAGCCATTCCCTTCGTCGCGATCGCAGCACCTCATCAAGCGGGAATGCAGCAGGCGTGTCTGGCTCGCGGCGCACTCGGCTTGCTAGTGAAACCATTGACCGCTCAAAACCTATTACAGTTAATTCGCAATCTGCTACAGCGAGCGTGA